DNA sequence from the Hemibagrus wyckioides isolate EC202008001 linkage group LG20, SWU_Hwy_1.0, whole genome shotgun sequence genome:
AGTCTATGAAAGATAAACATCTTAGTCTGTAGGAGCTTCAGTACAACCTTCAGTACAAGTCATATTAGAGCTCCTTCAGGGGAGCATTTACTAACGTTTCTCAGGCATATTTTATAACTATTACTTTAGCTTtgggaaatgtaaataaacacacGTTCTCGAGTGACTTTCAGGTATGGTCAACAATCACAGTTAATATTCATCAATTTCAAATATCTTTACTCACCATCGCTTTAAGGAatgagctacactatattgccaaaagttttgggacatctgcctttacatgcacataaactttaatgacatcccattcttaatctgtatgaattaatatggagttggtccatctcttgcagctataacagcttcagctcttctgggaaggctttccacaaggtttaggagtgcgtttatgggaatttttgaccattccgctagaagcacatttgtgaggtagacgagaaggcctggctcacagtctctgctctaattcatcccagaggtgttctatcgtGTTGAGGTCAGAattacaggccagtcaagttcctccacaccaaactcgctcatccatgtctttacggtCCTTGCTATGTGCACTGATGTTGGAACAGGACGGGGTCATCCGCAAGCTGTCCCCACAAtgatgggagcatgaaattgtccaaaatgtcttggtatgctgaagcattaagagttcctttcactggaactaaggggccaagcccaacccctaaaaaacaacaccataCCATAACCCCCCTCTACTAAACtctacacttggcacaatgcagtcaggcaagtaccgttctcctggcaaccgccaaaacccagactcgtccatcggattgccagacaaagaagcgtgattcgtcatcTCCACTGccctagagtccagtggtggcatGCTTTACACCTCTGCATCCTAAgccagctgctcggccatgaaaacccattccatgaagctctctacacactgttcttcagctgatctgaaggtcacatgaagttGGCGACTTCTGTGCACCTCAGCATGCTCTGACCCcattctgtgattttacgtggcctaccacttcgtggctgagttgctgttgttcccaattgcttccactttgttataataccactaacagttgaccatggaatatttagtagtgaggaaatttcaggAATGGACTTGGCAACCTATCAGggtaccacgcttgaattcaTTGAGCTTCTGAGAgggacccattctttcacaaatgtttgtagaagcagtctgcatgcctaggtgcatgattttatacacctgtgtccGTGGAAGTGATTGAAACAaccgaattcaatgatttggaagagtgtccaaaaacatttggcaacatagtgtgtTTTAGAATATGaaaggattttttcttttttcttctttcttagaGTAATTGCATACAAAATGGCATACGACTCTTATTTTGGAAGGAAGGCGAGCCGCAAACGCCTTATAGATGAAATCTCCGCATTCACACTATGCGTAGCTTGTCATTACGGTTAGCAAAACAGCTATTCAAACCGGATGGCTTGCTGCAGTTAAATTCCTAAGATGATATCAGTTACACGGGGAAAAGGTTGGAAACCGTGTTTAACGTCTTGGCATGTATAGATACACAACGACCTCTCAGAGAATCTGCTAGTTTTCGGTAAGTTTTTCGGATGTATGTCTTTCGCGATAGCAGCCGATGCCGAACTAGCCAAACTCCTTGTGGTGTAATCCCAAATAGCTGCCGTTCATCACATAGTGCAAAACATGTAGCCCGTATCCGCCATTATTACACAGCCTACCTAGTGCACTTGTACAAAAAGTGTCACGCTATTTGGGATACAGCCTGTAGCTTGCCCAGCTAGACTGCTAGCTGTATTTGTGAACGCTGTTGTATTTTATTAGTTAAATAGCTAGACAGCGAGGTAACACTTTTTATATCCGCGTAGATAATCAGCAGTTATTATAACCATGCGTGTAATACAAttgatttattaaacatttatatcgAAAAACCCTTCGGGAGAAAAAGGGGCTAGGAGACAGGAAGCTCATCAGTTCAGCTAGCTATTCATACTGCTGACATGTTGAAAATAACAATGAGTAAATATAACGCTTGCACGACCTCATTTATCTGTACTTCAGTTTTCTTAAGTTTACAGTTGTTTTATAGGTGTGTAAaaagatatactgtatgtatatataaacaaacattcaACGGTTAActccaaaaatattggcacccatTAAGataagagggagaaaaaaaccgctcatataaaataaacagcgCCCACAATGATTCAGATTTTCCGTTCACAAACAGTTGGAATCCCCAAGCGACAagttgtgggggggggggggggtttaaaAGCTTTATAAACATGGGCATTCAGATGTTTAATGCACCTTTAATTCTTAGAGTAAGTAAGCCAGGAATTCCTTTTCCACACACGTGTCTTAATGTTTGGTGTCTATCTCCTGAATCctaaaatacactatactggccgaagttttgggacatccctccaaatcattgaagttgtttttcaggggttgggctcggccccttagttccagtgaaaaggaactcctaatgctttagcataccaagacattttggacaatttcatgctcccaactttgtgggaactttggggatgaccctgtcctgttccaacatgactgcacaccagtgcacaaagcaaggtccataaagacatggatgagtgagtttggtgtggaggaactggacagagtcctaacctcaacccgatagaacacctttgggatgaattagagcggagactgtgaaccaggctgggacgtctgcctttacatgcacgtgaatgtaatatggagttggcccgccctttgcagctataacagcttcaactctactgggtaggctttccacaaggtttaggagtgtgtttatgggaatttttgaccattcctctagaagtgcatttgtgaggtcaggcactgatgtcagacgagaaggtctggctcacagtctccgctgtaattcatatatatatacatttttatatatatatatatatatatgtgtgtttgtgtatatatcagATCAGTCTTAACAGATTGTTCTGCTAAATATTGAATAACCTGATGTTGCAGGACGATATGAACTACTCTTCTCTCTTATTAGCGATTTATGTTAATATTACAGTGAATTTGCCCATATGTTTATGGAAGGTAAATTTTGTTGAACTTTGTCTAACAGTAGTAGAACTGTATGTTGTCTTGTTTTCAGGTTCTTCCAGCTTTTCTGTAACTCGGTGCTGGAAAGATGAACGGATTGTCGGTCAGCGAGCTGTGCGGCCTTTTCTGTTGCCCTCCTTGCCCGAGTCGGATTGCAGCAAAATTGGCCTTCCTACCCCCAGAGCCCACTTACACTTTACTGCCTGAACTGGACTCACCCCCGACCATAACCTCAAACCAGAGTGCCACAGGCCTGCGTTCTCGGCTAGGtcggagaggaggaggaggaggagggagtgACAGGGGTGGAGAGGGCAGGTGGAAGCTCCATCTGTCAGAGCGAGCTGAGTTCCAGTACTCCCAAAGAGAGCTGGACAGGACAGAAGTCTTCCTGACACGCTCTAGTCGTGGGAACAAAGTGGGATGCATGTACATCCGATGTGCCCCCACAGCCAGGTAGAAATGCTACTAATATATGTGCAGGATACTATTTACAtcccaaaataaacaaaatgctcTGCtttatttacaccgatcagccataacattaaaaccacctgcctaataatgtgtagtgccaccaaaacagctctgatctgtcgaggcatggactccacaggacctctgaaggtgtgctgttgtatCTGGTGCCaggacattagcagcagatcctgttttggaaatgctctcaCCCAGTCATctaaagtcactcagatccttacacctgcccatttttcctgcttctaaagtACCACCTTTGAGAACTGACCGTTCActcgctgcctaatatatctcaccccCTGACAGGTGCCgatgtaacaagataatcagtgtatttcacttcagctgtcagtggttttaatgctaTGGCTGATTGGGCTGTATAGGCTCTCCATGACAACAAGCATGGACCgtatttacacaaacactttattgcTATTTTTAACACATGCAGGGTCAATAgagtaaaatatattttacagtaatttatttatttttgtgaatGGAGGTGCTGCTGTTTGTTTAATTGTAGTGCTGCATAATGGTTGCAGTCATTATTGTAACtgttttggtatttttttttaattcatgatTATTTGTGAGTTATTATAATTACTCAGGTAAAAACCTATCTCATTAAAGaacaataattttatttttatttatctaattttaaATCGACAAAAACAGCATTTggtgttagattttttttcatttttcatgctCACAAAAAGGACattaaatctataaaatatctttatatttatatgtagtaAAGGGCTCATGTTTGTCTCTGCAGGTACACAGTGCTGTTCTCGCATGGTAATGCTGTGGATCTGGGGCAGATGAGTAGCTTCTACATCGGCCTGGGCACACGCATTAACTGCAACATCTTCTCCTACGACTACTCGGGTTATGGAGCCAGTACGGGGAAGCCGTCTGAGAAGAACCTCTACGCTGATATCGACGCCGCCTGGCATGCACTGCGCACCAGGTGAGCAAAAGCCTTTCAACGTGGGAAGATTTAGTTAGTTAGGAAACGTTTCTGCTGCAGCTAAGTATACTGTTTTACTACTTTTGCCCATCGGTGCTCAGACTTGACCTCCAGATTGCTCTAAATTATGTGAAGTGCTGATACTTAAACCGTGATAGTGGGAACTGTACATAATAAAGTCAAGTGTCCTTCTGTAGAGCAGGGTCTGGAGGACAGTGGAACCTCACAGCATGTGACATGTGATATCAGATGATTGCACAGTATGTACCTCGGTAATGTAGTTGAgagcaaaagtttgcatacccttaggggaaatttttatttatttttttatctatgGTAACTCCAGTGCAAAAATGCACATGTAGACTGACCATTTCTGTGGCTGAATTATGGcgcttttattttatacattattctAAACCTCTGTTGGTCAAAAAGTGTTGATTTAATGTGCCATATCAGCAGTTCTGGCAATGCAGCGTGCTTTAATTCTGATCACAGGTTTATGTTAATGCGCTCATTCGAACACAttaccgtttctatagcaacagctcggtCATCTGTATTATTGACGCTCTACATAAACCAAGAAGCATCTAATCATTGATGCATTGAAACCTTTGAACATTGAAGCTTTCGGGAAAGTCTTTCAGTAACGATTGTGTAACGTTTTTTTGTTGGGCTCGTGTCAGTAAATTCACTACTTCACAAAGGCTTGGCTCACAGATGTTTCCCAGATGTCACAAGTTCAAGTAGTCTATGCTTAAATATTCTTGGCGAATAAATCCACTTTATATCAGGTTAAAAGTTTGCATCACCTGTTCTGAAAGTGATAAATCTTCTCTCATAACTTGTATGGTCACCTTTTTGCCTTTGTAACTGCCCTTAAACTCTTTATTCTGATCTGCCTGTTCTAATTGTGCCAGATGTTATATTCAACTTGGCCAGATGTCATTCGCTGCCTTTCATCAGTTCAAGTCTGGAATCTGTGcagttcaattttttttttctagaaatgTCAAGCAGTGTAACTGGGAAACAATTATCCACTAATTGGCtttgtgatattattattattattattattattattattattattattattattattattattattattgtatcctagttttttctttcatttatctcCAGATATGGGATCAGTCCCGAGAACATCATCCTTTATGGTCAGAGTATTGGCACGGTGCCCACGGTGGACCTGGCGTCGCGGTATGAGTGTGCTGCAGTGGTTCTTCACTCCCCCCTCACCTCGGGAATGAGGGTGGCCTTCCCCGACACCAAGAAGACCTACTGCTTTGATGCTTTTCCAAAGTAGGTGCTTCTACTACCTAGTCAGCTATTGAGAAATTGAAACTGCACAGTTATTCATAATTAGTTTGTAAGTAACAGACTGGTTAGAGACAATAAACACGGCAGTCCAAGGTGGGGAAGTGTGTCCTGCGCCTGAGTCGTCATTATGTGATATCGGGGCAGTGGGATTGGCTTTACCGCTCTTAGACCTTGACTACTCACTAGTGTTCAAATCACAGGGTTTGTGTATAATTTGCTCATTCATGTGAGATCATTTTTATTACGATACTTTACCAGCCCCCAAacctgaattcaggggttgggctcggccccttagttccagtgaaaggaagcataccaagacattttggacaattttatgcttccaactttgtgggaacagtttggggatgcccccttcctgttccaacatgacttcacaccagtgcacaaagcaaggtccataaagacatggacgtgtgagtttggtgtggaggaacttgactcgccctgcacctcaacctgatagaacacctttgggatgaattagagcggagactgcgagccaggcttTCTTATCCAACATCACcactcacaaatgcgcttctagatgtatagtcaaaaattccaataaacacactcctaaaccttgtggaaagccttcccagaagagttgaagttgttacAGCTACAAAGAGTGGGCAAACTCTAGTTTTGGCCTGGTTCACagtctatcgggttgaggtcaggactcagtcaagtttctcctcatccatgtcttaatggaccttactttgtccactggtgtgcagtcatgttggaacaggaaggggtcatccccaaactgttcccacaaagttgggagcatgaaattgtccaaaatgtcttggtatgctgaagcattaagagttcctttcactggaacgaaggggccgagtccaacccctggaaaaaaccccaaaacaaaaccatgaattcagtgatttggaggggtgtcccaaaacgtttggcaatatagtaagACAGTATACTTAGTTTTGTCGGTTTTCTTGAGTTGATGAAGGATTTTCTCAAGGAAAAATTATGTACTATACCAGGATATGTGCAAGTGTTAGGACtagatgttttatgttttttttacctctgcATTATTGATTCAATACAAAAACCTTTACATttcaaaatattatattactaaCACCCAAAACATGTCACATATACAGAAAAATGTCCGAATGTCACTAATGAAAACAACATATTATCTAACAGCCCAAAAATTAGCCTCAGTTTCTTGTTTTTGGCtgattgtaaagagtgattaatTGAGTTCATTtgtccttcctggcagctcgaGTCTGGCCATCTGGCctttttcctctgacctctttgTCAAAAGGGCATTTTCCATCCACAGAACATCACTCACgccaagctttttttttttttttttttgcaccattctgtataaagcAGCTcatgaaatactcaaaccatccGTCCGTACCATGATCAGAGTCACCGGGATCATaacttttcttcattctgatgtatGATGTGAACGTTAACCGAAGCgcttgatctgtatctgcatgattttatgctttCTGCTGCCACATTATTGGGTGATTAGAAAACTGCATAAATTTGCAggggtgttcctaataaactgggcAGTGAGCGTATATAGGGATAGATGATCTTATGGAGCCGACTTTCACATCACTTTTGTAAACATGATGTAATTGTGGTGGAAAGGGACATGCAGATGTTTCAAGCGCTTTTAATTGCTGACATGGTCACAAAGCGGCTTTCCAGAAATCCAGATGTTTAGGTTTAGATACCCAATGACTAAACTAGAGAAGAGTGACAAAGGAAAAATTCCCGAGACCACAAGAGAAGGACAATTTAGACGAACGCAGTAAATACAAATCAGTGTTAAGTGCCTTAAAGGGAATTCAGTATGAGCATGTTGTGTATAAGTGTTCTGGACTGAAAATGTACAGCAGCATGTCTTACGTACAAGTGTATCCATGTGAGATTATCCACCttcgggggaaaaaagaaaactattTGCAAGCAACATGAAAAAGCCTGTGGGTTGGAGCACGTAATCAAAAACAATCCACAGAGCTTGTCAGTTTGTGAAGGTTGTTTCACAACCCATGCAAATCTCATTTAGTGACACAATCTCCAGCACTATATTAACCAACACCCCCACCTCTTCTTTCAGCATCGAGAAGGTGTCGAAGATCACGTCTCCAGTGCTGATCATCCACGGCACCGAGGACGAGGTGATCGATTTCTCGCATGGCCTTGCGCTGTTTGAGCGCTGCCCCAAGGCCGTGGAGCCGCTGTGGGTGGAGGGAGCCGGCCACAACGACATCGAGCTCTACAGCCAGTACCTGGAGCGCCTGCGCCGCTTCATCAGCCAGGAGCTGACCGCCCAGTATGCCTGAAAATCCAGCAATTCAGTGCTCAGTCCAGGTGAAACGAACACTCCAGTGTCAATTCGAGGGCCTGCTTCAACATTTTCTACTCTGTAGAATCTGGTAAATGGTAACACGTAGACCTGGATGGTTCAACATCTTCGAAGCAGGACCTTGTGGGTCCAGTATAGCAGGGCAAAAATCACCACAAACTGTATTATCATTATTTCTtcatattattgtattattattattattattatattattatttcctttGCTCAAGGCATCTACAAGGAGACTGCCATAAGTGCAATTTCTTAGATTAGTTCTTGTTTCGTTCAATATTTTGGGCTGGAGGATTCAATTTTCTGCTCCTTCCTGTATGTATGTGCTCTCTGCTGGACAGATTGGGTGTTTTGTCTGACCTTGTGGAGACCATTATATGGGTCAAGTGTGTATGTACTGATTTATTACTGACTCTTTAAAATGCTATTTGATCTCAAGCACCTCTTGgcccttttatttctttcttcttaatGCATTTGGATTGCCAGCCAGCAGTATcttgtgtgtgcgcgcgtgtttaACAGGACACGATCTGAGCGATACGTTTTGGCAGCCAGCAATATAACTTGGGTTACTGTGAAATACACAATAAGCAACcttgatacaaaaaaaaaaaaactttaatagtTCCATCCCCCTACCCCTTTTGGAACAACCGATCTGAAAAGACTGACTTCCATTTTCCTTCAGCGCAATTAAACTTCACAAGAATGTAGCTTTCATCTTCCTCCGCAACGACACTTAGATTAAGAGTAACTAGCGCTTTTCTGTCTTTCCATCCAAGCTTCTTTGTCAGTGCGCTTTCCTCTGACTCTCATTCATGCTTTAAATCTTGTATATATTTCCCCCGAAACGCTCTCACTGTGACACCCAGATAGCAGTTCCACAAAGTaccaaacactacacacactaattaTGCATCATGCATCGTCTCAGCGCCTGACCTTCTCCGGTGAAATCAAGAACTCCACGTTTTCTCTTCCGATTTCTCTCTGACGCCGTTTCGcgctcttcctctttctcataGTGTCTGTAAAGCTTAAAGATGATGGTGAGAGTTTTTGAATATAAACGCattaaacagaaacaacagTGCTAATTTGTAACATATCCTTCCTCTTTTAGGTATTTCTTATTCCggacaggttttttttaagtacTCTATTTATGACATTAACATTTCTCGCAGTTTAGCTATACTTAATGCATTTTAAGAACATTACGAAGCACTTGCAAATCTATTTTTCTAAGTTTTTGCTCTAGTGCTCTAGTTTTGTCTAAATCAGAGCCATTCTTAAGGGACTAGATAatagttttattgttatttgGTTGGAGAGATAAGTCAGCCCCATGCCTGAGATAATTCTATTTGCTCTTAAAGGTTAagcggctttttttttttttttttttttggaacacgATTACCTAAATGGTGAGATTTACAATAGCgatttatttttccccccacaaaaaaaaaaagaaattcttgGCCAGAATTGGTCTTGATCAAAATTCTCCATATTAAAAGCAAAAGCTGCAGTACTCCACCCTCTACCTTCCAAATGGCAATAAACTTTATGATGCAGATGTTTGGACAAAATGTTTGAGACCCTCCGATTTAAACTGATTAATGTATTATCCTTTTATCCAGCTGCAACCATGTATAAATGTGTAGTCATGTTTCCATTGGTGAAAgaagcatttcttttcttttctttgtttttttcttggtgTATCCTTTTCTTAGCTGAAGAATGtatgtgctgtaatgtaactgattaataaaagtgatgatgagtatgaagCGTTATTTAATTGTCTTAAATCTGGTTTATTAGAAGGTGTTGAAATGTTCACGGGTGTTTATTAATGCCATTAATCATATACTCTTTAATCCACACAATGTAAATCATATGAATCACAAAtgaatatcatttttttttacctaaagaAAAAATGCTTCGTTGTTGGTCTGATTAACCGCGCGCGAAGATGTCTCCAGTGTCCGAGCTTTGTACCAGTAAGATTTCTCATACAGGAacgtcttcaggacagaggacttgACCTTTTTATTTGCTggtttaatttaattgtatcttttgaaaaaagagtaaaatatGCGAGAAAAGATAAAGGAATGTTCCACTTCATTTTCTACAATTGAATCTTAGTGTGTCaataagtgtatttttttttattagtatatACAAATTCTAATCAGTGAGCTCTTGCTTTAGAGGAataatgcatttctgtaaaattATCACGCTTTGGGTGTTAACAGTTAATCTGCTTTGCATTGATGCTTTATAtgaagttaagttgtctttatttgtcgcATGTactttactgcacagtgaaattctttctttgcatatcccatctttgggggttggggtcagagcacagggtcagccatgatacagcgccccctggagcaGGATGGGTTGGTGGCCTGCCTTGGTGaggggcccaatggtggcagatcggcagtgctagggcttgaaccctgatcttccggtcaacgatccagagctttaaccactccGCCCCAAGAGTTACACCACTCCTTTGTGGAttatttctataacagcaggttatattttttgttttatttctcacatacactgaccaggcataacattatgaccacctgcctaatattgcgttggtcctccttttgctgccaaagctGCCCTGaactgtattctgacacctttctatcagaaccagcattaacttcttcagcaatttgagcaacagtagctcgtccgttggatcggatcacacgggtcagccttcacttcccacgtgcatcaatgaccctgtcgccagttcaccactgttcctttcttggaccacttttgatagatactgaccactgcaaaccgggaacaccccataagagctgcagttttggagatgctctgatccagtcgtctagccatcacaatttggccctttgtcaaactcgctcaaatccttacacttgtccatttttcctgcttctaacacatcaactttgaggacaaaatgttcacttgctgcctaatatatcccacccactaacagatgccatgatgaggagatcatcagtcttattcacttcacctctcactgctcataatgttatgcctgatcggtgtacgttCTTATGGTATAACTAAATATGTgagacattaaaaaaatgttgtgctttagtaggaaaataatcaatgactgtTGAAATGAAGTGGCCCAGTACGAAGCAGAGAAAGCGCAAGCAAAGTTTATTTCCTTGGTCgttaaatcatttttatctcCTTAGAAAAAGCTTCTCTCTACCAACAATTAGATAAATAACAGcacatttttaatctgtttattattagattatctGGTATATCTGTatgttgtttctatagaaacattaACATGTTAGAAGTAGAGCTTTAACATGACCATGTGGTTTGTATTACAGCCTCCACTACTGTCAGAGCAGCTGTTGAAACACCTTCTGAGCAGAGATTAGGTCAAGGGGTGTCTGATCTTATCCGGAAGGATCAGCTGTGGGTCCAGGTTTTCTTTAGAATCAAGCAGAAGCCTtacctgagtctattgaaaaAATAAGGCAAGATCGACCGATTAAACCGGTTGAATCAGGTGCgattagaatgaaaacctgcacccaaaCCAgctctttctggataagatcaGACCCCCTGGATTAGACAATGTATAAACACTGCTTTCACTGTTCTGCTGTCTTCACCGTAACCACTAGATGGCaacatgtttctttctttcgatTCCTCATAAAAACACCATGCACAAATATGGAGTGTATACACTAAATAGCTTTAATAGCGTTAATCTTGTTAGATAGAAACTAGACGGAATTACTACAACGCCTTCTATGAAATATCTTCttgcaacttttttttaaagagaggtactaatcacaaacacaagaaataaacacttcGCTTGATTAACTGCTGAAATGTTCTTTCAACTGTTCAGCTGTTAAGAGAGTGTGATTGCTGTAGTTTAGATAAGCAATAAATCTAGGGGTTGTTTctaatttgattaaaaatgttCTTTCAAAGAACCTTGTAGTACCTGTGTAGTATGATCTTaaattttcagatttgttatcaCAGTATTCTGTACACAATGTACCTGTTTTCTTTACTTTGGCCTGATTCGGGTCACAGGGGATCCGGAGTCTATGCTGGGAACAGTGGGTGTAAAGTGGGAATGCACTCTGGATTGGAGGATAGTACATCACACAAGAGTGCAGCATATGTTTTTTGAGAGGAAACGTGAGAACACAAAAGAAACCCACATACACTAATGTTTTGGGACAcatctccaaatcattgagttcaggttttgtttttcaggggttgggctcagccccttaattccagtgaaaggaactcttaatgcttcagcataccaagatattttagactttgtgggaatagttgTGACCAACatgacaaagcaaggtccataaagaca
Encoded proteins:
- the abhd17aa gene encoding abhydrolase domain containing 17A, depalmitoylase a — encoded protein: MNGLSVSELCGLFCCPPCPSRIAAKLAFLPPEPTYTLLPELDSPPTITSNQSATGLRSRLGRRGGGGGGSDRGGEGRWKLHLSERAEFQYSQRELDRTEVFLTRSSRGNKVGCMYIRCAPTARYTVLFSHGNAVDLGQMSSFYIGLGTRINCNIFSYDYSGYGASTGKPSEKNLYADIDAAWHALRTRYGISPENIILYGQSIGTVPTVDLASRYECAAVVLHSPLTSGMRVAFPDTKKTYCFDAFPNIEKVSKITSPVLIIHGTEDEVIDFSHGLALFERCPKAVEPLWVEGAGHNDIELYSQYLERLRRFISQELTAQYA